A single window of Flavobacteriales bacterium DNA harbors:
- a CDS encoding Smr/MutS family protein, giving the protein MKTYQYPFEVGDKVVFINEEGGGVIASVLGPGRVGVMLPEGLEIPVSVGELMLADPDMQERLSEELVATARANEPVTAQPSPVKKRSTEVPELDLHIEELVERPRGLSNSEMLRIQLEYFEMFMAEAMQNRWPKVVVIHGVGEGVLRAAVRERMAAWPHVSYHDASYTKYGYGATEILIRYGGGL; this is encoded by the coding sequence ATGAAAACCTATCAATATCCGTTTGAAGTTGGTGACAAGGTTGTGTTCATCAATGAAGAAGGAGGAGGGGTGATTGCATCCGTGCTCGGACCAGGAAGGGTGGGCGTGATGCTGCCGGAAGGATTGGAGATTCCCGTCTCCGTCGGTGAACTGATGCTCGCCGACCCGGATATGCAGGAACGGCTTAGCGAAGAATTGGTGGCAACGGCAAGGGCAAACGAACCGGTAACTGCCCAACCTTCACCGGTGAAAAAGCGAAGTACGGAAGTGCCGGAACTGGACCTGCACATTGAGGAACTGGTGGAACGGCCGCGCGGGTTGTCAAATTCCGAAATGCTGCGCATCCAACTCGAGTACTTTGAAATGTTCATGGCGGAAGCGATGCAAAACCGATGGCCCAAAGTGGTAGTGATTCACGGCGTTGGTGAGGGGGTTTTACGCGCGGCTGTCAGGGAGCGTATGGCCGCATGGCCGCACGTTAGTTACCATGATGCATCTTACACCAAATATGGTTATGGGGCCACGGAGATTCTGATCCGGTATGGGGGTGGTTTGTAA
- a CDS encoding phosphoglucomutase/phosphomannomutase family protein: MTRIKFGTDGWRAIIAKDFTVDNVARVAVATAEWLKRSHLPKKVVIGYDCRFGGKMFAETVATVLAHDGLEVLLSEKEVTTPMVSLAVMKKEAGLGVIITASHNPPEYNGFKLKGSYGGPLLPEKVEEIEALIQEEHGLQLDDLSLEKFKQEGLIKLIDLETMYCDHVAANFDLDAIRKSGLKIAYDAMYGAGQDAVKRLLPDATRMHCEKNPSFYGVAPEPIHKNLQPFSDLIAESGNFAFGFATDGDADRIGVYDAKGRFVDSHHVILLLIKYLFEQKNFKGTVCTAFSTSVRIGKLCKHFGLENKVVKIGFKYICGVMLKEDVLLGGEESGGIAIKGHIPERDGIWIGLTILEYMVKTGKTLAQLIDDVYAIVGPFAYERADLHINEKLKEKVIASCRGNDIRKFGDFAVSKMEDLDGFKFFIGDDEWLMIRPSGTEPVLRTYAESSTSERAREILKAGYDTLIA, from the coding sequence ATGACCAGGATCAAATTCGGAACGGACGGTTGGCGTGCTATCATTGCCAAGGATTTTACAGTTGATAACGTAGCTCGCGTGGCAGTTGCCACAGCGGAATGGCTGAAAAGAAGCCACCTGCCCAAAAAGGTGGTGATCGGATATGATTGCCGTTTCGGTGGTAAAATGTTCGCGGAAACGGTGGCAACCGTGCTTGCCCATGACGGACTGGAAGTGCTTTTGTCAGAAAAGGAAGTGACCACACCGATGGTATCACTTGCTGTCATGAAGAAGGAAGCCGGACTCGGGGTGATCATCACCGCCAGTCATAACCCGCCCGAATACAATGGGTTTAAGCTGAAAGGTTCCTACGGCGGACCGCTTCTCCCTGAAAAGGTGGAAGAGATCGAAGCCCTCATCCAGGAAGAACATGGTTTGCAACTGGATGATTTGTCACTGGAAAAATTCAAGCAGGAAGGTTTGATTAAGTTGATTGACCTGGAAACCATGTATTGTGATCATGTGGCAGCCAATTTCGACCTGGATGCCATTCGCAAATCCGGACTCAAAATAGCATATGATGCCATGTACGGTGCTGGTCAGGATGCCGTGAAACGTCTGCTGCCGGATGCAACAAGGATGCATTGCGAGAAAAACCCGTCCTTCTACGGCGTAGCCCCGGAACCTATTCACAAAAACCTTCAGCCCTTTTCAGACCTGATTGCTGAATCGGGCAATTTCGCATTCGGCTTTGCTACCGACGGAGATGCCGATCGCATCGGTGTTTACGATGCCAAGGGGCGGTTCGTGGATTCTCACCATGTGATCTTGTTGTTGATCAAATATCTGTTCGAACAAAAGAATTTCAAAGGTACCGTCTGCACTGCATTCTCCACATCTGTTCGCATCGGCAAACTATGCAAACATTTCGGTCTGGAGAACAAGGTGGTGAAGATCGGCTTCAAATACATCTGCGGTGTCATGCTTAAGGAAGATGTGCTGCTGGGAGGGGAAGAGTCCGGAGGTATCGCCATCAAAGGGCATATTCCCGAACGCGACGGCATTTGGATCGGCCTCACCATCCTGGAATACATGGTGAAAACCGGTAAAACACTGGCACAACTGATTGATGATGTATACGCCATTGTGGGGCCATTCGCCTACGAAAGAGCGGACCTTCACATCAATGAAAAGCTTAAGGAGAAAGTCATCGCCAGTTGCCGCGGAAATGACATCCGGAAATTCGGTGACTTCGCCGTGAGCAAAATGGAAGACCTTGACGGCTTCAAGTTCTTCATTGGTGATGATGAGTGGCTCATGATCCGCCCCTCCGGAACAGAGCCCGTCTTGCGTACCTACGCGGAATCTTCCACGAGCGAACGTGCCAGGGAAATCCTCAAAGCCGGATACGATACCCTTATCGCATGA
- a CDS encoding DUF2279 domain-containing protein, which translates to MILRRAVICLALVCQVCVLHAYGAAPDSLNRSRLRTVVIGETALYGITMVGLNQLWYADYPHSAFHFFNDNREWLQMDKCGHAMTAYYVGRLGMQVMRWTGASDKQVTWWGGSLGFVFQTTIETLDGFSSEWGASWGDLLANTTGTGLLIGQQLLWHEQRIVPKFSFHGTGFAKYRPEALGSNWQESLLKDYNGQTYWLSVNPHSFLLKTKDEQGGWPRWLNVAIGYGAEGMTGGHYNPLYVDANGNQVTFERYRQAYLSLDIDLTRIEVKSKALRFLFQTFGFLKVPAPALELNRKQGLVFHPLYF; encoded by the coding sequence ATGATCCTGAGACGTGCAGTGATATGCCTGGCCCTGGTTTGCCAGGTATGTGTGCTGCATGCGTATGGTGCAGCTCCAGATTCACTCAATCGTTCGCGGTTGCGCACCGTGGTCATTGGTGAAACCGCGCTGTATGGAATAACCATGGTGGGACTGAACCAACTATGGTACGCCGATTACCCGCATTCTGCCTTTCATTTTTTCAATGACAACCGCGAGTGGTTGCAAATGGATAAGTGCGGACATGCCATGACAGCCTATTACGTGGGAAGGTTGGGCATGCAGGTGATGCGCTGGACCGGTGCGTCTGATAAACAGGTAACATGGTGGGGAGGAAGCCTCGGTTTTGTTTTTCAAACCACCATTGAGACCCTGGATGGGTTCAGCAGCGAATGGGGCGCATCGTGGGGAGATCTGCTGGCCAATACAACCGGTACCGGCTTGTTGATCGGACAGCAACTGCTCTGGCACGAGCAACGCATCGTTCCCAAATTTTCTTTCCATGGTACCGGTTTCGCCAAATACCGGCCGGAAGCCTTGGGAAGCAACTGGCAAGAATCGCTGTTGAAAGACTACAACGGTCAAACATACTGGCTGTCGGTGAACCCGCATTCCTTTCTGCTCAAAACGAAAGATGAGCAGGGGGGATGGCCCCGATGGCTCAATGTAGCTATTGGGTATGGTGCGGAGGGCATGACCGGTGGACACTACAACCCGCTGTATGTGGATGCGAACGGAAACCAAGTTACTTTCGAAAGATACCGTCAGGCTTACCTGTCACTAGACATTGATCTCACCCGGATTGAAGTGAAGTCGAAAGCACTGCGCTTTTTGTTCCAGACCTTTGGTTTCCTGAAAGTGCCTGCGCCTGCGCTTGAATTGAACAGGAAACAAGGACTGGTGTTTCATCCCCTGTATTTCTGA